The Geomonas agri genome contains the following window.
AGGCCCGTGATCCCCGAGGCCTATGCCGATGCCCAGTACCTGATCCTGGCCAACATCGATCCCGAACTGCAGATGGAGGTGTTGAACCAGGTCAAGCAACCGCGCGTGGTCGCCTGCGACACCATGAACTTCTGGATCTCCTCCAAGATCGAGGCGCTCAAGAAGGTGATCAGCCGGGTCGACTTCCTGATCATCAACGAGGGTGAGGCGCGCCAGCTCTCCGGCGAGGTGAACCTGGTCAAGGCCGCCCGCGCCATCATCGCACTGGGGGTCAAGAACCTGATCGTTAAACGCGGCGAGTACGGCGTGCTCATGTTCAACGGCCACTCCGTGTTCGCGGCACCCGCGTATCCCCTTGAGGAGGTCTTCGATCCCACCGGCGCCGGGGACACCTTCGCCGGCGGCTTCATGGGGTATCTCGCCAACACCGGCAACCTTTCCGACGAAGGGATCCGCCAGGCGATCATCTTCGGCTCGGTGATGGCATCCTTCAACGTCGAGGCGTTCAGCCTGGACCGCCTGAAGACCCTCACCTACCCGGAGATCGAGGCCCGCTACCGCAGCTTCAAGAACATGACCCATTTTCAGGGAGTAGGGGAGCTGTAACCGGGCGCTGGGACGGCCTTTGGTAAGGGGGTCCTCATTGACAATGATGATCATATCTGTTAATTTTTGCAGGTGCATTTTCGCCAGTAATCCCGTGAGGTTTATGATCCGTCCCAGAACCTTCATGCCGGTTGTCCTCCTCCTGCTTGCCTCGGGATGCGCCCTGAGCAAGGCCGAGAAGAACCAGTCCATCTACCACTACCAGATGGGGCAGTCCTTCTTTGCCGAGAACAACTTCACGGGCGCCCTTCAGGAGCTGACCGAGGCCGAGAAGCTCACACCTAAGAACCCAGAATTGCTCAACCTTTTGGGACTCACCTATTTCCGCAAGGGCCGCTACGAACTGGCGGAAACCAAGTACCTGAAAGCGATCCACCTGCGGGAGAATTACTCAGAGGCGCGCAACAACCTCGGCGTCAACTACCTGGAGATGAAGCGCTGGGACGATGCGATCACCCAGTTCAAAATCGTCCAGGAGGATCTCTTCTTCTCGGGACAGGACAACGCAGCCAGCAACCTCGGGCTTGCCTACCTGGGCAAGGGGGAATACCAGCAGGCTCTGGCCGTATTGCGCGGGCTGGTAAGCAAAAATGGCAACGACCCGCGCACCAGGGTAAACCTGGGCCGTGTCTACTTCGCCATGAACCGGACCGAACTGGCCGTGGAGGAATACCAGAAGGCTCTGCAGCTGAACGGTTCCTACGCGAGCGCCCATTATCACCTGGGTCTGGCGCTGATGAAGTTGAAGGATGCTGAAGCC
Protein-coding sequences here:
- a CDS encoding PfkB family carbohydrate kinase translates to MSILVVGSVALDSVQTPFGERDRVLGGSATYFSTSASFFTDVNLVAVVGEDFPEEHTSFLTSRNIDLTGLSRVPGQTFHWKGRYGYDLNEAQTLETHLNVFESFRPVIPEAYADAQYLILANIDPELQMEVLNQVKQPRVVACDTMNFWISSKIEALKKVISRVDFLIINEGEARQLSGEVNLVKAARAIIALGVKNLIVKRGEYGVLMFNGHSVFAAPAYPLEEVFDPTGAGDTFAGGFMGYLANTGNLSDEGIRQAIIFGSVMASFNVEAFSLDRLKTLTYPEIEARYRSFKNMTHFQGVGEL
- a CDS encoding tetratricopeptide repeat protein, coding for MIRPRTFMPVVLLLLASGCALSKAEKNQSIYHYQMGQSFFAENNFTGALQELTEAEKLTPKNPELLNLLGLTYFRKGRYELAETKYLKAIHLRENYSEARNNLGVNYLEMKRWDDAITQFKIVQEDLFFSGQDNAASNLGLAYLGKGEYQQALAVLRGLVSKNGNDPRTRVNLGRVYFAMNRTELAVEEYQKALQLNGSYASAHYHLGLALMKLKDAEAAKSAFQEVVRIAPDSEMGQLSREYLDLLKVR